The following proteins are co-located in the Paracoccaceae bacterium Fryx2 genome:
- a CDS encoding FliM/FliN family flagellar motor switch protein: MTATSGQAVDQGVIRRKLALAQAALLSHGGADRQWPLALARTARAMMDLVLEVPKLDVKRRSLTELLDMPPDRALIAVLDGPCEGLGVLALSPPMLAGLIEMQTIGRLSSNQPQTRKPTRTDAAMVAGFIDAALEGLEEALAEEADLVWAGGFRYASFLEDPRPLGLLLEDGDFRVLRAEVALENGARTGEILLALPAIGRGRRPAYHHESHPDPSAALLFQTTLRAQVLAVDCVLDAVLQRLTLPLAAVMTLKPGDVLPLPLAALDRIGLEGLDGGSLAVGKLGQHRGMRAVRLAADSAATAPVGGQVLVARTTGDLRKTGTG, encoded by the coding sequence GTGACAGCGACTTCGGGGCAGGCGGTGGATCAGGGCGTGATACGGCGGAAACTGGCGCTGGCGCAGGCGGCGCTGCTGTCGCATGGCGGGGCCGACAGGCAGTGGCCGCTGGCGCTGGCGCGCACCGCCCGCGCCATGATGGATCTGGTGCTTGAGGTGCCGAAGCTCGACGTGAAGCGCCGGTCGCTGACGGAACTGCTCGACATGCCGCCCGACCGCGCATTGATCGCCGTGCTCGACGGCCCCTGCGAGGGGCTGGGCGTGCTGGCGCTGTCGCCGCCGATGCTGGCCGGGCTGATCGAGATGCAGACCATCGGCAGGCTGTCGTCCAACCAGCCGCAGACGCGCAAGCCCACCCGCACCGATGCCGCGATGGTGGCAGGCTTCATCGACGCGGCGCTGGAAGGTCTGGAAGAGGCGCTGGCCGAGGAAGCCGACCTGGTCTGGGCCGGGGGCTTTCGCTACGCCTCGTTCCTTGAAGACCCGCGGCCCCTGGGGCTGTTGCTGGAGGATGGCGATTTCCGCGTGCTGCGGGCCGAGGTGGCGCTGGAAAACGGCGCGCGAACCGGCGAGATTCTGCTGGCGCTGCCCGCAATCGGCCGGGGGCGGCGCCCGGCCTATCACCACGAGTCGCATCCCGACCCGTCGGCGGCGCTGCTGTTCCAGACAACGCTCCGGGCGCAGGTGCTGGCGGTGGATTGCGTGCTCGACGCCGTGCTGCAGCGCCTGACGCTGCCGCTGGCGGCGGTGATGACGCTGAAACCCGGCGACGTGCTGCCGCTGCCGCTGGCCGCGCTGGACCGGATCGGGCTGGAAGGGCTGGACGGGGGGTCGCTGGCCGTCGGCAAGCTGGGCCAGCATCGCGGGATGCGGGCGGTGCGGCTGGCCGCCGACAGTGCTGCGACCGCGCCGGTGGGCGGGCAGGTGCTTGTGGCGCGCACCACCGGCGACCTGCGCAAGACCGGCACCGGATAG